A DNA window from Halorubrum sp. DM2 contains the following coding sequences:
- a CDS encoding lysylphosphatidylglycerol synthase transmembrane domain-containing protein yields the protein MTERSLRARFRAEASRERLTLLGTFIVLGLGAAYLVRRVDLNEVVTAAMVADPALLGSALLVYVLSWPVRGRRYGDMLAAMGHRCWTGFLTMTVFASQTANLVVPARAGDGVRAYLLKERRDVPYPTGVASLAVERAFDLVAIGLLGGIALAFLLLTDRSLGLGESVGTVTPLTALSAAAGIAAVAVTLSAITVAVARSDRQFGPTLYARVTGQRMEKVVKSVVDFGSSVRVVAADPRSLGTVFLWSVVIWSLDVLTAVLVLAALTGGIGGFVPTPTLLVVGTLAVSVGNLAKVLPLSQGGIGLYEAAFTGLVVSATGLPVETALAAAILDHALKNVVTLVGGGTAALALGLSPTAGPTETDEPNRAAKADGGDVAEASDTEGVAEPSDPIEESKSSTSEPPDF from the coding sequence ATGACAGAGAGGAGCCTCCGAGCGCGCTTCCGCGCCGAGGCCTCGCGCGAGCGTCTTACGCTTCTCGGAACGTTCATAGTCCTCGGACTCGGCGCTGCGTACCTCGTCCGTAGAGTCGATCTCAATGAGGTTGTTACAGCAGCGATGGTAGCGGACCCGGCGCTTCTGGGCAGCGCTTTGCTCGTCTACGTGCTGTCGTGGCCGGTGCGTGGGCGTCGCTACGGCGACATGCTGGCGGCTATGGGTCATCGCTGCTGGACCGGGTTCCTTACCATGACGGTATTCGCGAGTCAGACTGCGAATCTCGTCGTCCCGGCCCGCGCCGGTGACGGCGTTCGGGCGTACCTGCTCAAGGAGCGACGGGATGTACCGTATCCGACTGGCGTCGCCTCCCTCGCCGTTGAGCGCGCGTTCGACCTCGTGGCGATCGGTCTCCTCGGTGGCATCGCGCTTGCGTTCCTACTCCTGACTGATCGATCCTTGGGATTGGGCGAATCGGTCGGGACTGTCACGCCATTAACGGCACTTTCGGCCGCGGCTGGCATCGCTGCTGTCGCCGTGACTCTCTCGGCTATCACCGTCGCAGTCGCCCGGAGTGACCGCCAGTTCGGCCCTACACTCTACGCTCGGGTTACGGGCCAACGCATGGAGAAGGTCGTCAAGTCCGTCGTCGATTTCGGTTCGTCGGTTCGGGTCGTCGCCGCCGACCCCCGGAGCCTTGGGACAGTGTTCCTCTGGAGTGTCGTCATCTGGTCGCTTGACGTACTTACAGCCGTCCTCGTGCTCGCCGCGCTCACGGGCGGAATTGGAGGGTTTGTCCCGACGCCGACGCTGCTTGTCGTCGGGACGCTTGCGGTTAGCGTCGGTAACCTCGCGAAGGTACTCCCGCTCTCACAGGGCGGTATCGGGCTATATGAGGCGGCATTCACCGGTCTCGTCGTAAGTGCGACGGGACTGCCAGTCGAGACAGCGCTCGCGGCCGCAATCCTCGACCACGCGCTAAAGAACGTGGTCACACTCGTTGGTGGCGGGACAGCGGCGCTCGCGCTCGGGCTCTCCCCAACGGCCGGTCCTACGGAGACCGATGAGCCGAATCGGGCAGCGAAAGCCGACGGCGGGGATGTTGCTGAAGCGTCGGATACAGAAGGCGTCGCTGAGCCGTCGGACCCCATCGAGGAGAGCAAGTCGTCGACCTCCGAACCGCCAGATTTTTAG
- a CDS encoding ferritin-like domain-containing protein, which yields MNVKARVASEHQLVRLLQVGVVLEEVVEARAEQHYRNLSDTEHQPVSEEVTNLLTETTKESADHRRRLEELIDELDAETIAFEQIQTLVAEQYGATKPDDFDGLLYDQLHSEESAYKFYDDLIESIEQSDVAFSLPRKRLLETLKTIREEEAEGAERVTNLMDQQ from the coding sequence ATGAATGTAAAGGCCCGTGTCGCTTCTGAGCACCAACTTGTCCGACTCTTACAGGTCGGCGTAGTGCTCGAAGAAGTAGTTGAAGCGCGGGCCGAGCAGCATTATCGGAATCTCTCTGACACTGAACATCAACCGGTGAGTGAAGAGGTTACCAATCTACTGACAGAGACGACAAAAGAATCGGCGGACCACCGACGCAGGCTCGAAGAGCTGATTGACGAACTCGACGCCGAGACGATTGCGTTCGAACAAATCCAGACGTTGGTCGCCGAGCAGTACGGCGCGACAAAACCTGACGACTTCGACGGTCTTCTATACGATCAACTCCACTCCGAAGAGTCGGCGTACAAGTTTTACGATGATCTGATCGAAAGTATTGAGCAGTCCGACGTAGCGTTCAGCCTACCACGGAAACGCCTGCTTGAGACGCTCAAAACTATCCGCGAGGAGGAAGCAGAGGGTGCCGAACGAGTGACGAACCTTATGGACCAACAATGA
- a CDS encoding metal-dependent transcriptional regulator codes for MNTKDRYLRAIYLIQVTTNEPAGTGAIAERLDISPASANEMIGKLESDSLAEHEKYEGVTLTEAGIEQARESVETYCIIERFLHSVLGIEAYREEASQLEGVIDATVAERLDTIIDRRPECPDCFDAETDQCAFLGDSETDD; via the coding sequence ATGAACACGAAAGACCGCTATCTCCGTGCGATCTACCTGATCCAGGTAACGACAAATGAACCGGCAGGAACGGGTGCTATCGCCGAGCGACTTGATATAAGTCCGGCGAGTGCGAACGAGATGATCGGTAAACTCGAATCTGATAGCTTGGCTGAGCACGAGAAATACGAAGGGGTGACACTCACCGAGGCAGGCATTGAGCAGGCTCGTGAGTCCGTCGAGACTTATTGTATCATCGAGCGGTTCCTCCACTCGGTGTTAGGCATCGAAGCGTATCGCGAGGAAGCCAGCCAGTTGGAGGGCGTGATCGATGCGACAGTTGCGGAGCGATTAGATACGATCATCGATCGTCGCCCCGAATGCCCAGATTGCTTCGACGCTGAGACCGACCAATGCGCGTTCTTGGGCGACAGCGAGACAGACGACTGA
- a CDS encoding PAS domain S-box protein: protein MADHAEQLVGTLFRVLSEEGHEETQQALLKAYQSQATTEREELTQDLFSDLLTVLHRQLDTEAQVDILTTAVERLLNRFTAVVEAAPVAILVVDADGMVQVWNNGAERIFGWTDTEVRRQMYPQVLSSSSGTTEEILPRLQNNEQLHGVEARHTHKNGSVLDVRIWAAPVQTQDEEFSGAVLIISDITDQKQREQRLTVLNRVLRHNIRNDVNVIQGRLEMLVDDLSIENEHTDIINKHLSNIIELSQTARNIEQLQDDSEAERTTVDLGVMLRKRVEQLRIKSQNSHISDEIPESLSVVAHELLPYAFDNILDNAIEHNDSEIPRVTVAVEVGPSQNHVTVSVADNGPGLPSIEQEVLTSETETSLSHSSGLGLWLTRWIVRSSGGSITVRESEFGGTCVSVRLRAQSEPTAASSLNG from the coding sequence ATGGCGGATCACGCGGAGCAGCTCGTCGGGACTCTATTCCGTGTTCTCTCCGAAGAGGGGCATGAAGAAACCCAGCAAGCGCTGTTGAAAGCCTATCAATCGCAAGCGACTACAGAGCGTGAAGAGCTCACCCAAGATCTCTTTTCAGATCTTCTTACGGTATTACACAGACAGCTCGATACCGAAGCTCAAGTCGATATTCTCACTACAGCGGTTGAGCGCCTTCTCAATCGCTTTACGGCCGTTGTTGAAGCCGCTCCTGTGGCTATCCTCGTCGTTGATGCGGACGGCATGGTTCAGGTCTGGAACAACGGTGCCGAGAGGATATTTGGGTGGACCGATACCGAAGTGCGCCGACAGATGTATCCACAGGTGCTTTCCTCATCGTCGGGAACCACCGAGGAGATTCTTCCTCGCCTCCAGAACAACGAGCAACTACACGGAGTGGAGGCACGGCATACCCACAAGAACGGAAGTGTGCTCGACGTCCGGATCTGGGCTGCCCCGGTTCAAACGCAAGACGAGGAGTTCAGTGGCGCAGTACTCATTATAAGTGATATTACCGATCAGAAACAGCGTGAACAACGTCTTACCGTTCTCAACCGTGTTCTGCGCCACAATATACGGAACGACGTAAATGTGATTCAGGGACGCCTCGAGATGCTGGTCGATGATTTATCTATCGAAAATGAGCATACTGACATAATAAATAAACATCTATCGAATATTATCGAACTGAGTCAAACAGCACGGAACATCGAACAGCTTCAGGACGATAGTGAGGCAGAACGTACGACAGTCGATCTGGGTGTAATGCTGCGAAAACGAGTCGAGCAGCTTCGTATCAAGTCACAGAACTCGCACATATCCGATGAGATACCGGAATCGCTCTCCGTCGTGGCTCACGAGCTGTTGCCGTACGCATTCGATAACATCCTTGATAATGCTATCGAGCACAACGATTCAGAGATTCCTAGGGTGACAGTCGCTGTAGAGGTCGGACCCTCTCAGAACCACGTTACCGTGAGCGTCGCGGACAACGGCCCAGGGTTGCCCTCGATAGAACAGGAGGTGCTTACATCCGAAACTGAAACATCGCTCAGTCACAGTAGCGGATTGGGATTGTGGCTTACCCGCTGGATTGTGCGGAGTTCCGGTGGATCGATAACCGTACGGGAAAGTGAGTTTGGAGGTACCTGCGTCTCGGTTCGCCTCCGAGCGCAGTCCGAACCTACTGCCGCTTCAAGTCTGAACGGCTAG
- a CDS encoding nucleoside recognition domain-containing protein, with the protein MTESRERPGDTPAAEDADRETVVVVGKESVGKSELISSVTGDRPTSGNFRGTTTRSERYTTDGYEFVDTPGIVLDADTEGTRDALAQVDENETVLLVVPATDVDDDLDALLPLVESHLGAVVVTFWDKVEERTETRRALEELSADIGVPVVPVDARTVERPIVDGGTPESSAGTSTDAYGQIMDALAQPGIFPNAARKQVGRRIEPPKTVFEWPIVGPLVSLLLLLVPAGAAVWFANTLAGELDPIVGAAFEPLVAAAERLPEPLAVLLTNDYGLLSMGPFLFVWAGPTMLLFAVILGVYKNTGVVTRMTVALHPTMRRIGLSGRDLIRVVMGFGCNVPAVVNTRSCSDCTRCTTISAISFGSACSYQFPATLAVFAAVGMGWLVGPYLLVLAVTTFIYVGVIAPAEARESTTVIDRRTFLQWPDPKAVAREAWSALREFFMKALPVFVVITFVAAALDRLGVIDALGSVLGPAMALFNLPADAALTVVLASIRKDGIALLTADGASTAAALSPVQVLVVVYLAGVLLPCLVTAFTVAREVSPQWALTMMIRQAVAAIGFAAVIAWGGVIVFG; encoded by the coding sequence ATGACTGAAAGCCGGGAGCGACCGGGCGACACACCGGCTGCGGAGGACGCCGACAGAGAGACCGTCGTGGTCGTCGGGAAGGAGAGTGTCGGGAAGTCCGAACTCATCTCCTCGGTCACGGGCGACCGGCCGACCAGTGGGAACTTTCGGGGCACCACCACCCGCAGTGAGCGGTACACGACCGACGGGTACGAGTTCGTCGACACGCCTGGGATCGTCCTCGATGCCGACACCGAGGGGACGCGGGACGCACTGGCGCAGGTCGACGAGAACGAGACGGTGTTGCTCGTCGTTCCGGCGACGGATGTCGACGACGACCTCGACGCGCTACTGCCGCTGGTCGAATCCCATCTCGGAGCCGTCGTCGTTACCTTCTGGGACAAAGTCGAGGAACGAACCGAAACCCGCCGAGCACTTGAGGAACTAAGCGCCGACATCGGCGTTCCGGTCGTCCCCGTTGACGCTCGCACGGTTGAGCGGCCGATAGTCGACGGCGGGACGCCGGAGTCGAGCGCCGGAACGTCGACCGACGCCTACGGGCAGATCATGGACGCCTTGGCTCAGCCGGGGATTTTCCCGAACGCTGCGCGCAAGCAGGTCGGTCGGCGGATCGAACCGCCGAAAACGGTGTTTGAGTGGCCGATTGTCGGCCCGCTGGTGAGCCTGTTGCTCCTGTTGGTCCCGGCCGGCGCAGCGGTCTGGTTCGCCAACACGCTCGCCGGTGAACTCGATCCGATCGTGGGAGCCGCTTTCGAGCCGCTGGTCGCGGCCGCCGAGCGGCTTCCGGAGCCGCTCGCGGTGCTGTTGACGAACGACTACGGCCTGTTGTCGATGGGGCCATTTCTGTTCGTCTGGGCCGGGCCGACGATGCTCCTCTTCGCGGTGATTCTCGGCGTGTACAAGAACACGGGCGTCGTCACCCGCATGACCGTTGCGCTACATCCGACGATGCGACGGATCGGCCTCTCCGGGAGGGACCTCATTCGCGTCGTGATGGGGTTCGGCTGTAACGTCCCCGCAGTGGTCAACACCCGCTCGTGTTCTGACTGTACGCGGTGTACGACCATTTCGGCCATCTCGTTCGGCTCGGCCTGTTCGTACCAGTTTCCCGCGACGCTCGCGGTGTTCGCGGCGGTCGGCATGGGCTGGCTCGTCGGCCCCTACCTCCTCGTGTTGGCGGTCACGACGTTCATCTACGTCGGGGTGATCGCGCCCGCCGAAGCCCGAGAGTCGACCACCGTGATCGACCGCCGAACGTTCCTCCAGTGGCCAGACCCGAAGGCGGTCGCCCGCGAGGCCTGGAGCGCGCTCAGGGAGTTCTTTATGAAGGCACTCCCTGTCTTCGTCGTCATCACCTTCGTCGCCGCCGCGCTCGACCGTCTCGGTGTGATCGACGCGCTGGGATCGGTGCTTGGACCGGCGATGGCCCTGTTCAATCTCCCGGCGGATGCCGCGCTCACAGTCGTGCTGGCGTCGATTCGGAAGGACGGAATCGCCCTGCTAACTGCTGACGGCGCGTCGACGGCGGCCGCACTCTCTCCCGTGCAGGTTCTCGTAGTCGTCTATCTCGCAGGGGTCTTGCTGCCGTGTCTGGTGACAGCGTTTACCGTTGCCCGCGAGGTCTCACCACAATGGGCTCTGACAATGATGATTCGGCAGGCGGTTGCTGCGATCGGCTTTGCGGCCGTGATCGCGTGGGGAGGTGTAATTGTCTTCGGCTGA
- a CDS encoding 30S ribosomal protein S14 produces the protein MTRDTSNEDSSIEQSTGASNDDRHVCRVTGREQGLVGKYDIWLCRQSFRELAPAIGFEKYD, from the coding sequence ATGACACGAGACACATCGAACGAAGACAGTAGCATCGAGCAATCAACCGGAGCGAGTAACGACGATCGACACGTCTGTCGGGTGACCGGCCGCGAACAGGGTCTCGTTGGGAAGTACGATATCTGGCTCTGTCGGCAGTCGTTCCGCGAACTGGCCCCCGCAATCGGGTTCGAGAAGTATGACTGA
- a CDS encoding NAD(P)/FAD-dependent oxidoreductase, whose amino-acid sequence MASTNLRKCESLDAVIVGAGAAGVGTGVVLEDLGLDSYAILDREAVGASFRGWPDEMQLITPSFPSNSFGCRDLNAVTTDTSPAFALDSEHPSGDEYAEYLEGVAEFYDLPVQTGVDVESVQGHDDEFMLHTSNGPIQSQFVVWAAGQFGRPNDEPFPGASHCIHNTRVGSWSSFADECVDDPVVVVGGYESGIDAALTLADEGQETIVLDEEGPWRFRGPDPSEVLSPYTSQQLREAFERDAPITLEDGVRVERVERVESDSESFEVVSTDGETFATQNQPVLATGFQSGLGPADEHFAFDDGRPELTERDESTTTPGMFLVGPQVAHNGQLFCFVYKFRQRFAVVADEIAARLDIDRAPIGEYREKDMFLEDLSCCEPDMCDC is encoded by the coding sequence ATGGCATCGACAAACCTCCGAAAGTGCGAGTCGCTCGATGCGGTGATCGTCGGCGCGGGCGCTGCCGGCGTCGGAACCGGCGTCGTCCTCGAGGATCTCGGTCTCGACTCCTACGCGATCCTCGACCGAGAGGCGGTCGGCGCGTCGTTCAGAGGGTGGCCCGACGAGATGCAACTGATCACGCCCTCGTTTCCGAGCAACAGCTTCGGCTGTCGAGACTTGAACGCTGTGACCACTGATACATCGCCGGCGTTCGCGCTCGATAGCGAGCATCCGAGCGGTGACGAGTACGCCGAATACCTCGAGGGGGTTGCCGAGTTCTACGACCTCCCCGTCCAGACCGGCGTCGACGTGGAGTCGGTACAGGGTCACGACGACGAGTTCATGCTTCATACGTCGAATGGTCCGATCCAGAGTCAGTTCGTCGTCTGGGCGGCCGGCCAGTTCGGCCGGCCGAACGACGAGCCGTTCCCGGGTGCGAGCCACTGTATTCACAACACTCGGGTCGGGTCGTGGAGCTCGTTCGCCGACGAGTGCGTCGACGATCCGGTCGTGGTCGTCGGCGGGTACGAGAGCGGGATCGACGCGGCGCTCACGCTCGCCGACGAGGGGCAAGAGACGATCGTTCTCGACGAGGAGGGGCCGTGGCGGTTCCGTGGCCCCGACCCGAGCGAAGTGCTCTCACCGTACACGAGCCAACAGCTGCGCGAAGCGTTCGAACGGGACGCGCCGATCACGCTCGAAGACGGCGTCCGCGTCGAACGGGTCGAACGCGTTGAGAGTGATAGCGAGTCGTTCGAGGTCGTCAGTACGGACGGTGAGACGTTTGCGACGCAAAACCAACCCGTGCTGGCGACGGGGTTCCAAAGCGGACTCGGCCCCGCAGACGAACACTTCGCGTTCGACGACGGTCGACCGGAACTGACCGAGCGGGACGAATCGACGACGACTCCCGGCATGTTTCTGGTCGGCCCACAGGTCGCACACAACGGCCAACTGTTCTGCTTTGTTTATAAGTTCAGACAGCGCTTCGCCGTCGTCGCTGACGAGATCGCTGCCAGACTCGATATCGACCGCGCCCCCATTGGGGAGTACCGTGAGAAGGATATGTTCCTCGAGGACCTGTCCTGCTGTGAGCCCGACATGTGCGACTGCTGA
- a CDS encoding GTP-binding protein, with amino-acid sequence MSRETIPVTVLSGNLGAGKTTVLNNLLNTRTDLDIAVLVNDMGEVNVDAEHVAEHSDISEDDEDLIELSNGCICCELHGDLLDALAKLAQAREFDYLVIESTGVAEPLPVAQTLTMGFDQGDLDPTEFYEETGIEVMDYYELDTTVTVVDAHQFWTAFDSKESLMDGDTEKDLGSLLIEQIEFCDVLLLNKCDLVGEATLDEIEEMIEVLQPRAKIIRTEHGAVDPDKILDTGRFDFEEASQSAGWVRELQQPHESAEEEHGVTSFVYTSRRPFHPERFADLLDAFPANVVRSKGHFWVAGRERTALGLNVAGRSIRVGSAGDWIATLPEEERETYFEANPGLEEIWDDEWGDRGTQLVLIGTEMDHDALRADLDATLLTDEEIDADWNAFDDRFPTWEIEDDAEPGEGTEGSAGTTDDSAEEVGLAD; translated from the coding sequence ATGAGTCGAGAGACGATCCCCGTCACGGTACTGAGCGGCAACCTCGGCGCGGGAAAGACGACCGTGTTGAACAACCTTCTGAACACGCGAACGGACCTCGATATCGCGGTCCTCGTCAACGACATGGGGGAGGTGAACGTCGACGCGGAACACGTCGCCGAGCACTCGGATATCTCCGAAGACGACGAGGACCTGATCGAACTGTCGAACGGCTGTATCTGCTGTGAGTTGCACGGCGACCTGCTGGACGCGCTCGCGAAGCTCGCTCAGGCCCGCGAGTTCGACTATCTCGTTATCGAATCGACGGGCGTCGCTGAACCGTTACCCGTCGCACAGACCCTCACGATGGGGTTCGATCAGGGCGACCTCGACCCGACGGAGTTCTACGAGGAGACCGGCATCGAGGTGATGGACTACTACGAACTCGACACGACGGTCACCGTGGTCGACGCCCATCAGTTCTGGACGGCGTTCGACTCGAAGGAGTCGCTCATGGACGGAGACACCGAGAAAGACCTCGGCAGCCTGCTCATCGAGCAGATCGAGTTCTGTGACGTCCTCCTGTTGAACAAGTGCGACCTCGTCGGCGAGGCGACGCTCGACGAGATCGAGGAGATGATCGAGGTCCTCCAGCCGCGTGCGAAAATCATCCGGACGGAACACGGCGCGGTCGATCCCGACAAGATCCTCGACACGGGCCGGTTCGACTTCGAGGAAGCGAGTCAGTCCGCGGGATGGGTACGGGAACTCCAGCAGCCACACGAGTCCGCCGAGGAGGAACACGGCGTTACGTCGTTCGTTTACACGTCGCGCCGTCCGTTCCACCCCGAGCGGTTCGCCGATCTGCTCGACGCGTTCCCCGCGAACGTCGTCCGCTCGAAGGGCCACTTCTGGGTGGCGGGTCGCGAGAGGACGGCGCTCGGCCTGAACGTCGCGGGACGGTCGATCCGAGTCGGATCGGCCGGCGACTGGATCGCGACGCTACCGGAAGAAGAGCGCGAGACCTACTTCGAGGCCAATCCGGGACTCGAAGAGATATGGGACGACGAGTGGGGCGACAGGGGGACCCAACTCGTGCTCATCGGGACGGAGATGGACCACGACGCGCTCCGTGCCGACCTTGACGCGACCCTGCTGACCGACGAGGAGATAGACGCCGACTGGAACGCCTTCGACGACCGGTTCCCGACGTGGGAGATCGAGGATGACGCCGAACCCGGCGAGGGTACCGAAGGGTCGGCTGGGACGACCGACGACAGCGCCGAGGAGGTCGGCCTCGCGGACTGA
- a CDS encoding FAD/NAD(P)-binding protein, which translates to MTTNDALEEHPAPNRQPYEYVIVGGGIHGTCLANYLLTEGEYTHDEIRILDPREELLASFGKKARQCGIETLRSTFVHHIDTESFSLESFAEGHHRAHELVSTENHPDRPTLDLFLDHARDIIDRRDLDNCHYRSRVIGISRSTSQEAYVVETDAETIEAHRVVLAVGLGATPTLPEWTTSLSEDTPLAHVWDDEFDPTTTSEFEGRTFVVGGGITAGQLACRLAEQTDVTLLSRHELDIELTEADPYWINWRHIGKEIHTLPPGSEARLDRIRAVRNDATIPPYVEQRLSEACDDGALELRRGEITSAHATDEGLSLRFDDGTRATGARVVLATGLEPVPERPVVKRVSESLSLARGAEGFPVLDDRTLAWRRTDGDESAVYVSGALAEPSVGPFARNIVGARRAAERILDPPDQARAESLPMSSRSGS; encoded by the coding sequence GTGACGACCAACGACGCTCTCGAAGAACACCCGGCCCCCAACCGTCAGCCGTACGAATATGTGATCGTCGGCGGCGGGATCCACGGCACGTGTCTCGCGAACTACCTCCTCACAGAAGGAGAATACACGCACGACGAGATTCGAATACTCGATCCGCGCGAGGAGTTACTCGCGTCGTTCGGCAAAAAGGCTCGTCAGTGTGGGATTGAGACGCTTCGGTCGACGTTCGTCCATCATATCGATACCGAGTCGTTCTCGCTCGAGTCGTTCGCGGAAGGACACCACCGAGCGCACGAGCTCGTGTCGACGGAGAATCACCCCGATCGACCGACGCTTGACCTCTTTCTCGACCACGCGCGCGACATCATCGACCGCCGTGACCTCGATAACTGTCACTACCGGTCAAGGGTGATAGGAATTTCCCGATCTACGTCTCAGGAGGCCTATGTCGTGGAAACAGACGCGGAGACGATTGAGGCCCACCGCGTCGTCCTGGCCGTCGGACTCGGCGCGACGCCCACGCTCCCGGAGTGGACGACGTCGCTCTCGGAGGACACGCCGCTCGCACACGTGTGGGACGACGAGTTCGATCCGACAACGACGAGCGAATTCGAGGGGCGGACGTTCGTCGTCGGAGGCGGCATCACGGCCGGGCAGCTCGCCTGTCGCCTGGCAGAACAGACTGACGTGACGCTCCTGTCGCGTCACGAACTCGATATCGAGCTGACCGAGGCCGACCCGTACTGGATCAACTGGCGTCACATCGGCAAGGAAATCCACACGCTGCCACCGGGGTCGGAGGCTCGTCTCGATCGGATTCGGGCCGTCAGAAACGACGCCACCATCCCGCCATACGTCGAACAGCGACTGTCCGAAGCGTGTGACGACGGTGCACTCGAACTCCGGCGAGGCGAAATCACGTCTGCGCACGCGACAGACGAGGGGTTGTCCCTCCGCTTCGACGACGGTACGAGGGCGACAGGCGCACGGGTCGTCCTCGCCACCGGACTCGAACCGGTTCCGGAGCGGCCGGTGGTCAAACGCGTCAGCGAGTCGCTGTCGCTCGCACGTGGGGCGGAGGGGTTTCCCGTCCTCGACGATCGAACACTCGCGTGGAGACGGACCGACGGCGACGAGTCCGCGGTGTACGTTTCGGGCGCGCTCGCGGAGCCCAGCGTCGGCCCCTTCGCTCGCAACATCGTCGGCGCTCGACGCGCCGCGGAACGAATCCTCGATCCCCCAGACCAGGCGCGGGCAGAGTCGCTCCCGATGAGCTCTCGAAGCGGGTCCTGA
- a CDS encoding metal ABC transporter permease has protein sequence MNLLSELLGVRMLGYPYMQRAYLAAVCIAVIGPLVGTFLVHRELSMLADTLAHTAFAGVAVGLFLNAALSLSLSPLLTAMIVAVGTALLVELLIDYADAYSDTSLAIVLTTGFALGSVLITATDGGIAVGIDAYLFGSLSTVSKDNVGLLVAMSLLIGTLVTVAYRPLLYVTVDATAARAARINVRLYKRLMVVLTALVVVSAMQIMGVILVAAMLVVPVATAGFVAQSFKQSILLAILAAEFAVLSGVTLAYVYGIAAGGSIVLSAAAVYATVLVVTKVDIRWVLRLLPTRSGPSVEHAEQGLEADGGERE, from the coding sequence ATGAACCTCCTGTCCGAGCTGTTGGGCGTGCGGATGCTCGGCTATCCGTATATGCAGCGAGCCTATCTCGCGGCGGTCTGTATCGCGGTGATCGGCCCGCTCGTCGGCACGTTTCTCGTCCACCGCGAACTGTCGATGCTCGCCGACACGCTCGCTCACACCGCCTTCGCGGGCGTGGCGGTCGGGCTGTTTCTCAACGCGGCATTATCGCTGTCGCTGTCGCCGCTGTTGACCGCAATGATCGTCGCCGTCGGAACGGCGCTGCTCGTCGAACTGCTGATCGATTACGCGGACGCCTACAGTGACACGTCGCTGGCGATCGTCCTCACGACCGGGTTCGCACTCGGAAGTGTCCTCATCACCGCGACGGACGGTGGGATCGCCGTCGGAATCGACGCGTACCTCTTCGGCAGTCTCTCGACCGTCTCGAAGGACAACGTCGGGTTGCTCGTCGCGATGAGCCTCCTCATCGGCACGCTCGTCACAGTCGCGTACCGCCCGCTGTTGTACGTCACCGTTGACGCAACCGCGGCACGGGCCGCCCGGATCAACGTTCGGCTCTACAAGCGCCTGATGGTCGTGCTTACGGCGCTCGTCGTCGTCAGCGCGATGCAGATCATGGGGGTCATCTTGGTCGCGGCGATGCTCGTCGTGCCGGTCGCCACGGCGGGATTCGTCGCACAGAGTTTCAAACAGTCGATACTGCTGGCGATCCTTGCCGCCGAGTTCGCCGTGCTGTCGGGCGTGACACTCGCGTATGTATATGGAATCGCGGCTGGGGGCTCAATTGTCCTCTCGGCGGCAGCGGTCTACGCGACGGTTCTCGTGGTGACCAAAGTCGACATCCGGTGGGTGCTTCGGCTGCTCCCGACGCGTTCCGGACCCTCAGTCGAGCATGCGGAGCAGGGGCTCGAAGCCGATGGCGGTGAGCGAGAGTGA